One Cryptomeria japonica chromosome 9, Sugi_1.0, whole genome shotgun sequence genomic window carries:
- the LOC131032980 gene encoding ribonuclease 3 — protein MMASYSPLRLLILVVLLFECWAVSTARSFDFYYFVQQWPGSYCGTRRGCCYPRTGKPASEFSIHGLWPNYKTGKWPQFCNPSDEFDFSQISDLVGELNSHWGSLSCPSSNGHKFWSHEWEKHGTCSLNLEQHEYFNKALALRSKIDLLGALKSAGIKPDGGDYSVSDIKEAIRNAIGEEVGVDCNVSEDGEYQLNEIYVCIDKSDASTVIKCPVYPHSKCPSTVKFPLFGDEEEDSTSSHQNTGSDEL, from the exons ATGATGGCAAGTTATAGTCCTCTACGCCTTCTCATACTTGTAGTGCTTTTATTTGAATGTTGGGCTGTTTCCACGGCCAGATCCTTCGATTTCTATTATTTCGTGCAGCAG TGGCCGGGATCCTACTGTGGTACAAGAAGAGGGTGCTGTTATCCTCGTACGGGGAAACCTGCATCAGAGTTTTCCATTCATGGCTTATGGCCCAACTATAAAACTGGAAAATGGCCCCAGTTTTGCAATCCTTCTGATGAGTTTGACTTCTCGCAG ATCTCGGATTTGGTGGGGGAGTTGAACAGTCACTGGGGATCGCTGAGCTGCCCAAGCAGCAATGGGCACAAATTCTGGAGCCACGAGTGGGAGAAGCATGGCACCTGCTCTCTCAATCTGGAGCAGCATGAATACTTCAACAAGGCTCTTGCTTTGCGAAGCAAGATTGATCTTCTCGGTGCCCTTAAATCTGCAG GTATCAAACCAGATGGAGGAGATTACAGCGTGAGTGATATCAAAGAAGCGATTCGAAATGCCATTGGTGAGGAAGTAGGAGTGGATTGTAACGTAAGCGAGGATGGCGAGTATCAGCTGAATGAGATATACGTGTGCATTGATAAATCTGACGCTTCCACAGTTATCAAATGCCCTGTTTACCCACACAGCAAGTGCCCTTCTACTGTTAAATTTCCTCTTTTCGGAGACGAGGAAGAGGATTCAACTTCTTCCCACCAAAACACTGGTTCAGACGAGTTGTAG